From the Pseudarthrobacter sp. MM222 genome, one window contains:
- a CDS encoding alpha-amylase family glycosyl hydrolase, with product MSEHPPVSLVEETLLTSAAQWWQSAVIYEVYPRSFADGDGDGVGDLAGLIARLPYIAALGVDGIWMTPFQPSPQLDQGYDVTDYCGVDPLFGTMEQFDTLLELAHSLGLKILLDVVPNHCSSEHPLFQAALAASPGSPERDMFHFVPGRVLESDDGGSGSAIDDVPPNNWQSVFGGRAWSRANPESERDTAWYLHLFSAGQPDWNWRNPAVGDYFDGVLRFWFDKGVDGLRIDVAHALFKAEGLPDSPSTGGVVDGLRSNPQVSDQEEVHEVYRRWRNLAEKYQPHRLLVGEVNLEPARAARYTRADEMQQAFAFAFVKLGWDPAAWAAVGNDLETARQLHGATPTWALENHDIVRSATRFGGGELGSARSRAALVALLGLPGPAYLYQGQELGLPEVDVPVQARVDPMWARGGVCRDGARVPLPWTEDAALNHGFSLSEPAAEPWLPQPAGWGAHAIELQQRDPESTLALVTKALEMRRLLWKNEVFAPNDGGTWRVEPGNLLICARSADFFVAVAMGTEPVQLPAGTVLLSAEPLAEAGWLQPNNAVWVLRD from the coding sequence ATGAGCGAACACCCGCCGGTCAGTCTGGTCGAGGAAACCCTTCTCACCTCCGCCGCGCAGTGGTGGCAGTCCGCTGTCATCTACGAGGTGTACCCGCGCTCCTTCGCCGACGGCGACGGCGACGGCGTGGGCGACCTCGCCGGGCTGATCGCGCGGCTGCCGTACATCGCCGCCCTCGGCGTCGACGGCATCTGGATGACCCCCTTCCAGCCCTCCCCGCAGCTGGACCAGGGCTACGACGTCACCGACTACTGCGGTGTGGACCCGCTGTTCGGCACGATGGAGCAGTTCGACACGTTGCTGGAGCTGGCCCACTCGCTGGGTCTTAAAATCCTGCTCGACGTCGTCCCCAACCACTGCTCCTCGGAACACCCACTGTTCCAGGCGGCCCTCGCGGCCAGCCCGGGGTCGCCCGAACGGGACATGTTCCACTTTGTCCCGGGTCGGGTTCTGGAGTCTGACGACGGCGGCAGCGGTTCCGCTATCGATGACGTCCCGCCGAACAACTGGCAGAGCGTGTTCGGCGGCCGCGCCTGGAGCCGCGCCAACCCGGAGTCCGAGAGGGACACGGCCTGGTACCTGCACCTCTTCTCCGCCGGGCAGCCGGACTGGAACTGGCGCAACCCCGCCGTCGGGGACTACTTCGACGGCGTGCTGCGCTTCTGGTTCGACAAGGGCGTGGACGGGCTCCGCATCGACGTCGCGCATGCCCTGTTCAAGGCCGAGGGCCTGCCCGACTCGCCTTCTACCGGCGGGGTGGTGGACGGGCTGCGGTCCAACCCGCAGGTCTCGGACCAGGAGGAAGTCCACGAGGTCTACCGCCGCTGGCGCAACCTCGCCGAGAAGTACCAGCCGCACCGCCTGCTGGTGGGCGAGGTCAACCTGGAGCCGGCCCGTGCCGCGCGCTACACCCGCGCGGACGAGATGCAGCAGGCCTTCGCGTTCGCGTTCGTGAAGCTCGGCTGGGATCCCGCAGCCTGGGCCGCCGTCGGGAACGACCTGGAAACCGCCCGTCAGCTGCACGGGGCCACGCCCACCTGGGCGCTGGAAAACCACGACATCGTCCGCTCCGCCACGCGCTTCGGCGGCGGCGAGCTTGGGAGCGCCCGGTCGCGGGCCGCACTTGTGGCGTTGCTCGGCCTGCCCGGTCCGGCGTACCTCTACCAGGGCCAGGAGCTCGGGCTGCCCGAGGTCGACGTCCCGGTCCAGGCACGGGTCGATCCCATGTGGGCCCGCGGCGGAGTCTGCCGCGACGGCGCCCGCGTCCCGCTACCTTGGACCGAGGATGCCGCGCTGAACCACGGCTTCTCTCTGTCCGAGCCCGCCGCCGAGCCGTGGCTTCCGCAGCCCGCGGGCTGGGGCGCGCACGCAATCGAACTGCAGCAGCGGGACCCGGAGTCCACGCTGGCGCTGGTGACCAAGGCGCTGGAGATGCGCCGGCTGCTGTGGAAGAACGAGGTCTTCGCCCCGAACGACGGCGGCACCTGGCGGGTTGAGCCGGGAAACCTGCTGATCTGCGCACGCAGTGCGGACTTCTTCGTCGCCGTGGCGATGGGCACCGAACCGGTCCAGCTGCCGGCCGGAACGGTGCTGCTCAGCGCAGAACCCCTGGCGGAGGCCGGCTGGCTGCAGCCAAACAACGCCGTGTGGGTGCTACGCGACTAG
- a CDS encoding carbohydrate ABC transporter permease, protein MTISDLRNAATDSGAPGASAAVVPGSSKTKPKRTWRSYSVYAGLALIFAYCLAPFYWMIVSSLRRTADIFDNTLLPAPFSLENYAKVFDGSTMFGQALLNSLIVAGTTTLFALVLGVFAAYAISRLNFRFKSVILGVIIATSMFPGISVVVPLLRLFTDIGWINTYQAMIVPNLSFAIPLAVWNLTTFMKALPFDLEEAAMIDGCTKWQAFRKVLLPLAAPGVFTTAILTFIHSWNEFIIALSMINDPKIQTATVAISKFTGATEFQAPFGEQMAAGVIVTVPLVIMVLIFQRRIVEGLTAGASK, encoded by the coding sequence ATGACCATCTCCGACCTCCGCAACGCCGCAACCGATTCCGGCGCCCCCGGGGCGAGTGCCGCCGTCGTACCCGGCTCGTCAAAGACCAAACCCAAGCGCACCTGGCGCTCCTACTCCGTCTACGCCGGCCTGGCCCTGATCTTCGCCTACTGCCTGGCCCCCTTCTACTGGATGATCGTCTCCAGCCTCCGCCGCACCGCCGACATCTTCGACAACACCCTGCTGCCGGCGCCGTTCTCGCTGGAGAACTACGCCAAGGTGTTCGACGGCTCCACCATGTTCGGCCAGGCCCTGCTGAACTCCCTGATCGTCGCCGGCACCACCACGCTGTTCGCGCTGGTCCTCGGCGTCTTCGCCGCCTACGCCATCTCCCGGCTGAACTTCCGCTTCAAGTCCGTGATCCTGGGCGTCATCATCGCAACGTCGATGTTCCCGGGCATCTCCGTGGTGGTGCCGCTGCTGCGCCTCTTCACCGACATCGGCTGGATCAACACCTACCAGGCCATGATCGTGCCCAACCTGTCCTTCGCGATCCCGCTGGCGGTCTGGAACCTCACCACCTTCATGAAGGCCCTGCCGTTCGACCTCGAGGAAGCCGCCATGATCGACGGCTGCACCAAGTGGCAGGCCTTCCGCAAGGTCCTGCTCCCGCTCGCCGCGCCGGGCGTCTTCACCACCGCGATCCTGACCTTCATCCACAGCTGGAACGAATTCATCATCGCGCTGTCCATGATCAACGACCCCAAGATCCAGACCGCCACGGTCGCGATCTCCAAGTTCACCGGCGCCACCGAATTCCAGGCGCCCTTCGGCGAGCAGATGGCCGCCGGCGTGATCGTCACCGTACCGTTGGTCATTATGGTGCTCATCTTCCAGCGGCGGATCGTCGAAGGCCTCACCGCAGGCGCCAGCAAATGA
- a CDS encoding carbohydrate ABC transporter permease, which translates to MTTTTASPAGAQTGTPQAGSPRRRGNRSPGEGRMAAMLLSPTLLVLALVIVYPLLSAVHQSLFRAESGLDADGFVSDVESFVGLANYADLFVGESGRRFLNAFANTTFFTITTVFLETVLGLCLALAMNRAFRGRSFLRASILVPWAVPTAVSGLLWRWIFQSDGIANTLLGSEILWTAEGNASKVAVIIAEVWKTAPFIGLLVLAGMQIIPGEVYEAAKIDGAGWWRQLGSITLPLVKPTLLVAVLFRMLDALRMFDLPFVLVGPGKESVETLSMLAWDESNQLRYGSASAFAVMLFLYVAVVAIVFVKVLGADVTGAKELKLLSKKSRTKATRTQANPEQKKAEATR; encoded by the coding sequence ATGACGACGACGACCGCCTCGCCCGCCGGCGCGCAGACCGGCACGCCCCAAGCAGGCAGCCCGCGCAGACGCGGCAACCGCTCCCCCGGCGAAGGCCGCATGGCCGCGATGTTGCTCTCCCCCACCCTCCTGGTGCTGGCCCTGGTGATCGTGTACCCGCTGCTCTCCGCGGTGCACCAGTCGCTGTTCCGCGCGGAATCCGGTCTGGACGCGGACGGCTTCGTCTCGGATGTGGAATCCTTCGTGGGCCTGGCCAACTACGCCGACCTCTTCGTTGGCGAATCCGGCCGGCGCTTCCTGAACGCCTTCGCCAACACCACCTTCTTCACCATCACCACGGTGTTCCTCGAAACCGTCCTGGGCCTCTGCCTGGCCCTCGCCATGAACCGCGCCTTCCGCGGCCGGTCCTTCCTGCGCGCCAGCATTCTGGTCCCGTGGGCCGTGCCCACCGCCGTCTCCGGCCTGCTCTGGCGCTGGATCTTCCAGTCCGACGGCATCGCCAACACCCTGCTCGGTAGCGAAATCCTCTGGACTGCCGAGGGCAACGCCTCCAAGGTGGCCGTCATCATCGCCGAGGTCTGGAAGACCGCCCCGTTTATCGGCCTGCTGGTCCTCGCCGGCATGCAGATCATTCCCGGCGAAGTCTACGAAGCGGCCAAGATCGACGGCGCCGGCTGGTGGCGCCAGCTTGGCTCCATCACGCTTCCGCTGGTCAAGCCCACCCTGCTGGTGGCCGTGCTGTTCCGCATGCTCGACGCGCTGCGCATGTTCGACCTGCCGTTCGTGCTGGTGGGCCCCGGCAAGGAATCCGTGGAGACCCTCTCCATGCTGGCCTGGGACGAATCCAACCAGCTCCGCTACGGCTCCGCCTCCGCGTTTGCCGTGATGCTCTTCCTGTACGTCGCCGTCGTCGCGATCGTGTTCGTGAAGGTCCTCGGCGCCGACGTCACCGGCGCCAAGGAACTGAAGCTGCTCTCGAAGAAGTCCCGCACCAAGGCAACCCGCACCCAGGCGAACCCTGAACAGAAGAAGGCCGAGGCCACCCGATGA
- a CDS encoding ABC transporter substrate-binding protein: protein MRQRRHTWQTLLTTTATLTVAAVALTGCGGSATEAKSTPKATTASFEGKGPINYVSNRDASGAANKSIEEWNAAHPEEKVTFIELPDSADQQRQQLIQNAQIKSDTFNVLNLDVVWTSEFAANKWILPLPADAVPTDKMIPATVNAATYRDSLVGAPYYTDGALFYFRSDLLKAAGIAAPPKTWDEMKTACKSILALPEAVGMSCYTGQFDKNEALTVNFSEAVASAGGTVVDADGKPTVNTAEAKKGLNLLVDGFKEGLFPSDAITYLEEQGRRAFQDGKLVFMRNWPFLHASLSATDGSSQVAGKFDITSIPGTDGPGVSTLGGRSLAISPFTPNKATALEFVKFFTSEEQAQKRLALSSRAPVYASLFADPAVVAKRPFFPTLLTSLNNAQPRPKVVQYGATTKAIQEEAYAAITGAKDTDTALNDMQAKLTELAK from the coding sequence ATGAGGCAGCGCCGCCACACCTGGCAGACTCTTCTCACCACTACCGCAACCCTGACCGTCGCCGCCGTCGCCCTCACCGGCTGCGGCGGAAGCGCCACGGAAGCCAAGAGCACCCCGAAGGCCACCACCGCGTCCTTCGAGGGCAAGGGCCCCATCAACTACGTCTCCAACCGCGATGCCTCCGGCGCCGCGAACAAGAGCATCGAGGAATGGAACGCCGCGCACCCGGAGGAGAAGGTCACGTTCATTGAACTGCCGGACTCCGCGGACCAGCAGCGCCAGCAGCTCATCCAGAACGCGCAGATCAAGTCGGACACCTTCAACGTGCTGAACCTGGATGTCGTCTGGACCTCTGAGTTCGCCGCCAACAAGTGGATCCTGCCGCTGCCGGCAGACGCCGTCCCCACGGACAAGATGATCCCCGCCACGGTCAACGCCGCGACATACCGGGATTCCCTGGTGGGCGCCCCGTACTACACCGACGGTGCCCTGTTCTACTTCCGCTCGGACCTGCTCAAGGCCGCCGGCATCGCCGCCCCGCCGAAGACCTGGGACGAAATGAAGACCGCCTGCAAGTCCATCCTGGCCCTCCCGGAAGCCGTGGGCATGTCCTGCTACACCGGCCAGTTCGACAAGAACGAGGCCCTCACGGTCAACTTCTCCGAGGCCGTGGCCTCCGCGGGCGGCACCGTGGTGGACGCCGACGGCAAGCCCACCGTCAACACCGCCGAAGCCAAGAAGGGCCTGAACCTGCTGGTGGACGGCTTCAAGGAAGGGCTCTTCCCCTCCGACGCCATCACCTACCTCGAGGAGCAGGGCCGCCGCGCATTCCAGGACGGCAAGCTCGTCTTCATGCGCAACTGGCCCTTCCTGCACGCCTCCCTGAGCGCCACGGACGGCTCCAGCCAGGTGGCCGGCAAGTTCGACATCACCTCCATCCCCGGCACCGACGGCCCCGGCGTCTCCACCCTCGGCGGCCGCAGCCTCGCCATCTCCCCGTTCACCCCGAACAAGGCCACCGCGCTGGAGTTCGTCAAGTTCTTCACCAGCGAGGAGCAGGCCCAGAAGCGCCTCGCGCTCAGCTCCCGCGCCCCGGTGTACGCGTCGCTGTTCGCGGATCCCGCCGTCGTCGCCAAGCGCCCGTTCTTCCCCACGCTGCTGACCTCGCTGAACAACGCCCAGCCGCGCCCCAAGGTGGTTCAGTACGGCGCCACCACCAAGGCGATCCAGGAAGAGGCCTACGCGGCCATCACCGGCGCCAAGGACACGGACACCGCCCTGAACGACATGCAGGCCAAGCTCACCGAGCTGGCCAAGTAG
- a CDS encoding LacI family DNA-binding transcriptional regulator, with translation MVTIRDVAKHAGVSPATVSRVVNGLVGYSDETRERVETAVKSLSYETDYLARGLKTRQTSVIGLLAPMVSDALASQVMQGVEEEAQERGYAVMLGRTGAKSAYIGGYLRTLRTYRAAGVILISAVITPETRQLLGPNVPIISVAISDKSGSPSVAIDDEQAAYDATRHLLRLGHRRIGLLAGDPASVHVAQPRKRGYLRAMSEANCTPVTATGSFFYESGAAGVDDLLQQEPGLTAIFAMSDEMGAAVVNELQRRGLRVPEDVSVLGFDNTSTSLHVNPPLSTMAQPLEEMGRMAVKKLLRSRDLGPKIMPHRLIERGSTATPKPAMSSAAPATSAQPRDHVLVS, from the coding sequence GTGGTCACCATCCGCGATGTCGCCAAGCACGCCGGCGTCTCCCCCGCCACCGTCTCCCGGGTTGTCAACGGGCTCGTCGGCTATTCCGACGAAACAAGAGAACGCGTCGAAACCGCGGTCAAGAGCCTCAGCTACGAAACGGACTACCTCGCCCGGGGCCTCAAGACCCGGCAGACGTCCGTGATCGGCCTGCTCGCCCCGATGGTCTCCGATGCCCTGGCCTCCCAGGTCATGCAGGGCGTGGAGGAGGAAGCCCAGGAACGCGGCTACGCCGTGATGCTCGGCCGCACCGGGGCCAAGTCCGCCTACATCGGCGGCTACCTCCGCACCCTGCGCACCTACCGGGCCGCCGGCGTCATCCTCATCTCCGCGGTGATCACACCGGAGACCAGGCAGCTGCTGGGGCCCAACGTCCCCATCATCTCCGTCGCCATCAGCGACAAGTCGGGATCCCCCAGCGTGGCCATCGACGACGAGCAGGCAGCCTACGACGCGACCCGTCACCTGCTGCGGCTCGGCCACCGGCGCATCGGCCTGCTGGCCGGTGATCCGGCGTCGGTCCACGTCGCCCAGCCCCGAAAACGTGGTTACCTCCGCGCCATGAGCGAAGCCAACTGCACTCCTGTGACGGCGACCGGCAGCTTCTTCTACGAAAGCGGCGCCGCCGGCGTCGACGATCTGCTGCAGCAGGAACCCGGCCTCACCGCGATCTTCGCGATGAGCGACGAGATGGGCGCCGCCGTCGTCAATGAACTGCAGCGGCGGGGCCTCCGGGTGCCGGAGGACGTCTCGGTCCTGGGGTTCGACAACACCTCCACCTCACTGCACGTGAACCCGCCGCTGAGCACCATGGCCCAGCCGCTCGAGGAAATGGGACGGATGGCCGTGAAAAAGCTGCTCCGTTCCCGCGACCTGGGCCCGAAGATCATGCCGCACCGGCTGATCGAGCGCGGCTCCACCGCCACGCCCAAGCCAGCAATGTCCAGTGCGGCACCGGCGACATCAGCTCAACCCCGAGACCACGTCCTAGTCAGCTAG
- a CDS encoding lipid kinase, producing the protein MKAARDARSAAVVINAGSRRGAADELAVDMMRKAGVPISSVHPGLSGGELAGTLDRVLAEGHDLVVVGGGDGTVSYAAGRVAGTHVVLGVLPLGTANDFARTLEIPNNLAEACATIAEGKVVDIDLGRANAEPFLNVASVGLSVAVTEALSPRLKRYIGPLAYSIATLLAYTRHKPFRARLEFPDGDHEPLELQDLLQVAVGNGRHYGGGNTVSPNAGIDDHILDIYAILAGPLREHVSIARLLKDGSFIEHDRVYHLTSRHVRLVTEPPLPVNLDGEIATTTPTDFTVQRNAVHVVAPQSSTSASFDGPGAATSPS; encoded by the coding sequence ATGAAGGCAGCCCGAGACGCCCGCTCTGCCGCCGTTGTGATCAACGCCGGATCACGCCGAGGGGCGGCAGACGAACTTGCGGTGGACATGATGCGAAAGGCAGGCGTGCCGATCTCCTCCGTGCACCCCGGGCTGTCCGGGGGCGAGCTGGCCGGGACGCTTGACCGGGTGCTTGCCGAGGGGCACGACCTGGTGGTTGTCGGCGGCGGCGACGGGACGGTGTCTTATGCCGCCGGCCGGGTTGCCGGCACCCACGTGGTGCTCGGCGTTCTTCCGCTGGGCACCGCCAACGACTTCGCCCGCACGCTGGAGATACCCAACAATCTTGCCGAGGCCTGCGCCACCATCGCCGAAGGGAAGGTGGTGGACATCGACCTCGGCCGGGCCAACGCTGAGCCATTCCTCAACGTCGCATCCGTGGGCCTCTCGGTGGCGGTTACCGAAGCGCTCAGCCCCCGCCTGAAGCGGTACATCGGGCCATTGGCGTACAGCATCGCCACGCTTCTGGCTTATACCCGGCACAAGCCGTTCCGGGCCCGCCTCGAGTTCCCGGACGGGGACCACGAGCCGCTGGAGCTCCAGGACCTGCTTCAGGTGGCGGTCGGCAACGGCCGGCACTACGGCGGCGGCAACACGGTCTCCCCTAATGCCGGGATCGACGACCACATCCTTGACATCTACGCCATCCTGGCCGGCCCGCTCCGGGAGCACGTGAGCATCGCACGGTTGCTCAAGGACGGAAGCTTCATCGAACACGACCGGGTGTACCACCTGACCAGCCGGCATGTGCGGCTGGTCACCGAGCCACCGCTGCCGGTGAACCTCGACGGCGAGATCGCGACCACCACGCCCACCGACTTCACCGTCCAGCGCAACGCCGTCCACGTGGTGGCACCCCAGAGCAGCACGAGCGCATCGTTCGACGGACCGGGCGCCGCGACCTCGCCGTCCTGA